One part of the Agarivorans sp. Alg241-V36 genome encodes these proteins:
- a CDS encoding YceH family protein, translating to MEQNLSLEQTRVIGALLEKETTTPDQYPLSLNALTLACNQKSNREPVMAMTEAEVQDVLVKLQDLRIVTEAPLAGRVVRYQHRFCNSQFGGLQLTEGQRAIICLLFLRGPQTPGELRTRSQRLANFASVQEVEQSLNELAEHESGKLVLKLEREPGKRESRYAHLFSGEPALPAASHVEASAPVATQQNEELQQQIDALRQELAELKQRVSDLEQ from the coding sequence GTGGAACAGAATTTAAGCCTAGAGCAAACCCGTGTTATTGGTGCCTTGTTAGAAAAAGAAACCACCACGCCCGATCAATACCCGCTATCACTGAACGCATTAACCCTAGCCTGCAATCAAAAAAGTAATCGTGAACCGGTTATGGCAATGACCGAGGCCGAAGTACAAGATGTGTTGGTGAAGCTGCAAGATTTACGCATTGTGACCGAGGCGCCTCTGGCTGGCCGCGTGGTGCGCTATCAACACCGTTTTTGTAACAGCCAGTTTGGTGGTTTGCAGTTAACTGAAGGGCAACGCGCGATTATTTGTTTGCTGTTCTTGCGTGGGCCACAAACCCCCGGTGAATTGCGGACTCGCAGCCAGCGTTTAGCTAATTTTGCAAGCGTGCAAGAGGTAGAGCAAAGCTTAAATGAACTGGCCGAGCATGAAAGTGGAAAGTTAGTGCTTAAACTTGAGCGAGAGCCAGGTAAGCGAGAATCGCGTTACGCTCATTTGTTTTCTGGTGAGCCTGCTTTACCCGCAGCCAGTCATGTAGAGGCTAGCGCCCCAGTGGCAACTCAGCAAAATGAAGAGTTGCAGCAGCAAATAGATGCGCTTCGCCAAGAGCTGGCAGAGCTAAAACAACGAGTGAGTGACTTAGAGCAATAA
- a CDS encoding HlyD family secretion protein, with protein sequence MDLLLILTYAGICIAVFKIFNIPLTKWTVPTAVLGGIVIIGVLMILMNYNHPFTANARQMYTSVPIMPLVRGKVIDVPVKPNQLIKAGDVLFKLDPEPFEAVVEQREAEVAAAQQQVPQLLAQLASAQATTNAAKAERDRTQKAYQRYAEGRKKGGKNSPFTELEVENRQQAYLAAEAQLQVAQANQTNAQLAYDSQINGVNTNVARLQSQLDKALFDLEQTVVHAPTDGYVTQLGLRKGMVAVPMPLRPVMTFIPKEESIFVGAFWENSIKRLKEGDQAEFIVTAQPGIVFKGTVIQVMPTIAEGEFQANGSLRGAEAFFVNSRSLVIIDPEPRFDEFDFPMGISGQVAIYTEHFHHVSMIRKVLLRMQGWVNYIFPFH encoded by the coding sequence ATGGATTTATTGCTTATTCTCACCTACGCAGGGATCTGCATCGCGGTATTCAAAATCTTTAATATTCCATTAACCAAATGGACGGTTCCAACCGCAGTGCTTGGCGGCATTGTGATCATTGGAGTATTAATGATCCTAATGAACTACAACCACCCGTTTACTGCCAATGCTCGGCAGATGTATACCTCAGTGCCTATAATGCCCTTAGTCCGCGGCAAGGTAATCGACGTACCCGTAAAACCTAATCAGCTAATTAAAGCTGGCGATGTGTTATTTAAACTCGACCCTGAACCGTTTGAAGCAGTCGTAGAGCAGCGCGAAGCCGAAGTCGCAGCCGCTCAACAACAAGTTCCGCAATTATTGGCGCAACTTGCCAGTGCTCAAGCCACCACCAATGCTGCGAAAGCCGAGCGAGACCGCACCCAAAAGGCTTATCAACGCTATGCCGAAGGGCGTAAAAAAGGTGGCAAAAACAGCCCCTTTACTGAGCTGGAAGTAGAAAATCGCCAACAAGCCTATTTAGCGGCAGAAGCCCAACTGCAAGTGGCACAAGCCAATCAAACCAATGCTCAACTAGCTTACGACTCGCAAATTAATGGGGTGAATACTAACGTTGCACGATTACAAAGCCAGTTAGATAAAGCCCTGTTCGACCTTGAACAAACCGTGGTGCATGCACCTACCGATGGTTACGTTACGCAATTAGGTTTACGTAAAGGCATGGTGGCAGTTCCTATGCCATTGCGCCCAGTGATGACCTTTATTCCTAAGGAAGAAAGCATTTTTGTTGGCGCTTTTTGGGAAAACTCCATCAAGCGTTTAAAAGAGGGCGACCAAGCTGAGTTTATTGTTACCGCCCAGCCAGGCATTGTATTTAAAGGTACGGTTATTCAGGTAATGCCAACCATTGCCGAAGGTGAGTTCCAAGCCAATGGCAGTTTGCGCGGCGCAGAGGCCTTTTTTGTGAACAGCCGCAGCTTAGTGATAATCGACCCTGAGCCACGTTTTGATGAGTTTGACTTCCCCATGGGCATTAGTGGTCAAGTAGCCATTTATACCGAGCACTTTCACCATGTTTCAATGATTAGAAAGGTATTGCTAAGGATGCAAGGCTGGGTGAACTACATCTTCCCCTTCCACTAG
- a CDS encoding DUF3302 domain-containing protein has protein sequence MFLDFFALGLLLFVGLTLFYGIIAIHDIPYEISKHRNHPHQDAIHVAGWISLFTLHAIWPFLWIWATLYREDRGWGFKQLQQQEQELEQKEQQLESQNEELSAELTKLKRQVAIISKHVQQLEQQQGNQ, from the coding sequence ATGTTTTTGGATTTTTTCGCATTAGGCCTGCTGCTCTTTGTAGGATTGACCCTGTTCTACGGCATTATTGCTATTCACGATATTCCTTACGAAATATCTAAGCATCGCAATCACCCTCACCAAGATGCTATCCACGTAGCTGGCTGGATAAGCTTATTTACCTTGCATGCTATTTGGCCCTTTCTATGGATATGGGCCACCCTGTATCGAGAAGACCGAGGCTGGGGTTTTAAACAGTTGCAACAGCAAGAACAAGAGCTCGAACAAAAAGAGCAACAATTAGAATCTCAAAACGAAGAGCTAAGTGCTGAGCTTACTAAGCTAAAACGCCAAGTAGCCATTATTAGCAAACATGTACAGCAGCTAGAGCAACAACAGGGGAATCAATAA
- a CDS encoding exo-alpha-sialidase — MKLCSVERVWDEGEHNAFTDLCEFKQALWLCFREAEAHVSDEGDIRILRRSADDTHFESAALIHLPGIDLRDPKLVESPDGRLLLTCAGVNRSSESFDLQSYTAWSDDGENWSELSAQGDAGMWLWRSRYLADSAYAVAYNYSLDKVNLYRMDEQGDYQLHLDPLFSLQQNGLAYPNEHDLCLLDDGAALCLLRRDKDTGTGQLGYAKPPYLDWQWQDLQLQIGGPAMIKLDDGRLLCAMRLYQPVRTSLCWLDADKARLQEFQVLPSDGDTSYPGLVQQGNKVFCSYYSSHEEKTAIYFAELDLSQD; from the coding sequence ATGAAGTTATGCTCAGTAGAGCGGGTATGGGATGAAGGAGAGCATAACGCTTTTACTGATCTGTGCGAGTTTAAGCAAGCGCTATGGTTGTGCTTTCGCGAAGCTGAAGCACATGTAAGTGATGAAGGAGATATTCGCATCTTACGCCGCTCAGCAGATGACACCCACTTCGAGTCGGCAGCGTTAATTCACCTACCTGGTATAGATTTACGCGACCCAAAATTAGTTGAAAGCCCAGACGGTCGCTTGCTGCTAACCTGCGCTGGGGTTAATCGCAGCAGCGAAAGTTTTGATTTACAAAGTTATACCGCCTGGTCTGATGATGGTGAAAACTGGAGCGAGTTAAGCGCCCAAGGCGATGCAGGCATGTGGTTATGGCGCAGCCGCTATTTGGCTGATAGCGCTTATGCAGTGGCCTACAATTACAGCTTAGATAAAGTGAATCTGTATCGTATGGACGAGCAAGGCGATTATCAGCTGCATTTAGATCCCTTATTTAGTTTGCAACAAAATGGTTTAGCCTATCCCAACGAGCATGATTTATGTTTACTCGATGATGGTGCGGCATTGTGTTTATTGCGTCGTGATAAAGACACTGGCACCGGGCAACTGGGTTATGCCAAACCGCCTTACTTAGATTGGCAGTGGCAAGATTTACAGCTGCAAATTGGTGGCCCAGCGATGATTAAACTCGACGATGGGCGTTTGCTCTGCGCAATGCGTTTGTACCAGCCGGTGCGTACCAGTTTGTGTTGGTTAGATGCCGACAAAGCACGCTTGCAGGAGTTTCAGGTATTGCCTTCCGATGGTGATACCAGCTATCCAGGATTGGTACAGCAGGGCAATAAGGTGTTTTGCAGTTATTATTCTAGCCACGAAGAGAAAACAGCTATTTATTTTGCCGAATTAGATTTGAGTCAAGACTGA
- a CDS encoding DUF2860 domain-containing protein, translating to MFKRVSSLLCCSMAVSFATDARPLAEAPGWSATINLNVGYVSGQNQFSTDDDNQITDDLNNNGKSSSSAIVYPLLRVDYTTQDLKNQFFLGNSRENLGRAQFQYELGYTRAISDRSKITAAYFPELPLLNDTWSDPYLTGQARQKTDENYQGGRLRFESIADSPLTLEYVYANRTVDNEQSGVALFGANSAETKALDRNANLHRLIAETFVPLSRKWFLAPAVAYTTAKADGSANDFDQYTLRLTSIYRSGPHVFTLNAEYGQTKYSGSNPVFDNQTQKDDKASLFGIYVFNEPFGWKNTMFNVLGGYNNTDSNITFYDSKGGIAALGFGYTFK from the coding sequence ATGTTTAAACGAGTAAGTTCGCTACTCTGTTGTAGTATGGCAGTTAGTTTCGCTACTGATGCCCGCCCCCTAGCTGAAGCGCCTGGTTGGTCTGCCACCATTAACCTAAATGTGGGTTACGTGAGTGGCCAAAATCAGTTTTCCACTGATGATGATAACCAAATCACCGACGACCTAAACAATAATGGGAAAAGCTCAAGCTCGGCGATTGTTTACCCTTTATTACGGGTTGATTACACCACTCAAGATTTAAAGAATCAGTTTTTCCTCGGTAACAGCCGCGAGAATCTAGGCCGTGCACAATTTCAATATGAATTGGGTTATACCCGCGCAATCAGTGACCGCAGTAAAATCACCGCTGCTTATTTCCCAGAGCTTCCGCTTCTTAACGACACCTGGAGCGATCCTTACCTGACCGGTCAAGCGCGACAAAAAACCGATGAAAACTACCAAGGTGGTCGCTTACGTTTTGAATCGATTGCCGACAGCCCGCTAACTTTAGAATATGTGTACGCAAACCGTACTGTAGACAACGAGCAAAGTGGTGTAGCTTTATTCGGTGCAAATTCTGCTGAAACTAAAGCCTTAGATAGAAATGCCAATCTGCATCGTTTAATTGCTGAAACCTTCGTGCCATTGTCGCGCAAATGGTTCTTAGCACCAGCAGTGGCTTACACCACGGCTAAAGCCGACGGCAGCGCCAACGATTTCGACCAATATACTTTACGTTTAACCAGCATTTACCGCTCGGGTCCGCATGTATTTACCTTAAATGCGGAATATGGCCAAACCAAGTACTCTGGCAGTAACCCGGTGTTTGATAACCAGACCCAAAAAGATGACAAAGCTTCGCTGTTTGGGATTTACGTGTTTAACGAACCTTTTGGTTGGAAGAACACTATGTTTAATGTGCTAGGTGGATACAATAATACCGATTCCAACATTACCTTTTACGATAGCAAAGGTGGCATTGCAGCCCTTGGCTTTGGTTACACATTTAAATAA
- the pyrI gene encoding aspartate carbamoyltransferase regulatory subunit, translated as MKKKLQVEAIAHGTVIDHVPAGQGIKILKFFQLSAAQERITVGLNLPSGDQQQKDLIKVENTVFDENQANQLALFAPNATINVIEDFEVVRKFHVSTPEQIKAVFACPNSNCISHNEPIDSNFYVRHQQQEIKLKCHYCEKTFDRGLFSELD; from the coding sequence ATGAAAAAGAAGCTGCAAGTAGAAGCCATTGCGCATGGCACCGTAATTGACCACGTTCCAGCGGGTCAAGGCATTAAAATTCTTAAGTTTTTTCAGCTCTCGGCAGCGCAAGAGCGAATCACCGTAGGGCTTAATTTGCCGAGTGGCGATCAACAACAAAAAGACTTAATTAAAGTTGAGAATACGGTTTTTGATGAAAACCAAGCTAACCAGTTAGCCTTGTTTGCACCCAACGCCACCATTAATGTTATTGAAGACTTTGAAGTAGTGCGTAAGTTTCATGTGTCTACGCCAGAGCAAATTAAAGCGGTATTTGCTTGCCCCAATAGCAACTGCATTAGCCACAACGAACCCATCGACAGTAACTTTTATGTGCGCCACCAGCAGCAAGAGATCAAGCTAAAGTGCCACTACTGCGAGAAAACCTTCGACCGCGGCCTATTCTCAGAGCTTGATTAA
- the pyrB gene encoding aspartate carbamoyltransferase, which yields MNNPLYQKHIISIPDLSRQELELIVDTAQSIKQQPRPELLKNKVVASCFFEASTRTRLSFETAVQRLGGSVIGFADGGNTSLGKKGETLVDSVKVISSYSDAFFMRHPQEGAARLASEFSSVPVVNGGDGSNQHPTQTLLDLFTIYETQGSLEGLKVAFVGDLKYGRTVHSLTQALSLFGCEFYFIAPKALAMPDYIIEELNEREIKYSLHDSIEEVVDELDILYMTRVQKERFDETEYQHIKSSFILRANMLEQVKDNLKILHPLPRVDEITTDVDTTPYAYYFEQAENGVYARQALLALIMTNEFGAQ from the coding sequence TTATCAGAAGCACATTATCTCCATCCCTGATTTATCTCGTCAGGAACTTGAATTAATCGTCGACACCGCCCAAAGCATCAAGCAACAACCCCGTCCCGAATTATTAAAAAACAAAGTTGTCGCCAGCTGTTTTTTTGAAGCCTCGACCCGTACGCGCTTGTCTTTTGAAACCGCCGTACAACGTTTAGGCGGCAGCGTGATTGGTTTTGCTGATGGCGGAAATACCTCACTGGGTAAAAAAGGCGAAACCTTAGTTGATTCGGTTAAAGTGATTTCATCATACAGCGACGCTTTTTTCATGCGCCACCCACAGGAAGGCGCGGCTCGCCTAGCCAGCGAATTCTCTAGCGTACCGGTGGTGAATGGCGGAGACGGCTCAAACCAGCATCCTACCCAAACCTTGCTCGACTTATTCACCATCTACGAAACCCAAGGGTCGCTTGAGGGTTTAAAAGTGGCCTTTGTTGGCGACTTAAAATATGGCCGCACCGTGCACTCCCTTACTCAAGCCTTGTCACTATTTGGTTGCGAGTTCTACTTTATTGCACCGAAAGCTCTGGCCATGCCCGACTACATAATCGAAGAGTTGAATGAGCGTGAAATCAAATACAGCCTGCACGACAGCATAGAAGAAGTGGTTGATGAACTCGATATTCTGTACATGACTCGAGTACAAAAAGAGCGCTTTGATGAAACCGAATATCAACACATCAAATCAAGCTTTATTTTACGCGCTAATATGCTCGAGCAAGTAAAAGATAATCTGAAAATTCTCCACCCTCTGCCACGGGTTGATGAAATCACCACCGATGTAGATACCACGCCTTATGCCTACTACTTCGAACAAGCAGAAAACGGGGTCTACGCTCGCCAAGCCCTACTCGCATTAATCATGACCAATGAATTTGGAGCGCAATAA